Proteins from one Plasmodium cynomolgi strain B DNA, chromosome 10, whole genome shotgun sequence genomic window:
- a CDS encoding hypothetical protein (putative), whose product MMGVTEQEINIYDEKKAHFEALSGFSKSIKQDFKDFVHLICKVKNVRKHGKLLLFCDTISNGKINSKENVLFYRYHVLKYGDVEGDPVRGDESSRCTGDNNGSAHFCVVENKFNEEALSEDKNIQLVISKDFYVDENKFDSFRKSLLKEIHTGQKDDKDVRLGSDLFEHSVRLCKEFYANVKKNEDVQTSTEEGIPIKDNATDNMENDPLLLLNEYVKYEILRKVIKTDTLLYIIGLPALTNTNEKSLLVFSAYLLKVNYEFFNINELLKLFEGGFFSMLTVCRSLQMKESDIRQIYNSKEDTKRRFIRNIIYKNKNYESISNQKMNNFEIFILKIIDIIPKLFEIQPSEFNYNMEMNDDKRLHRILLCDLNLNQINDHMPQIQWMINHIQILLEEIEKGNSKIKMFSGEDIFFYMSTLVNKYIESNDTFFQNYLEFIELFMEKNDQLVSAENTEKVRRSIQLLREKNVNLFENSKWSDAQFYDIKEFYVEKCTKASGDLNKNCKRLDEENTPMNYHRVDGVTFEEKQNIEHEMGRNGNIDCDPKLTDNTVYENNLTYDYCILDVGGGKGDLGIHISLAFKNILVIILDINVNSLFSCFIKIFANKIKNVLIMHESILNFDFKKYKINLIVGLHCCGGLTDYILKTCMEERIPFLTCSCCYTKYRELRKHIFDFNNDIILNQIKSYIYNREYYAQVGYSIGQYEEDTGEILKREHTDATNAVENAAEGSTEDPVHLNIQGSPRDGKTHTVGDGDGDVGDMDDVVDVGELGEYDDFSIYKKKYDKYGKKIMRRTIPNIYSFVNLLSKLCESENARISFKCMHFYNNLRFQILQKLFSATGSGGEREELNLSLHSFPMSFSPKNIVLKGVFSKKGVKR is encoded by the exons atgATGGGTGTTACAGAAcaggaaataaatatatacgacgaaaaaaaggctcaTTTTGAAGCGCTGAGCGGTTTCTCCAAATCGATAAAGCAAGACTTTAAAGATTTTGTTCACCTAATTtgtaaagtgaaaaatgtgaGGAAGCATGGAAAGTTGTTACTCTTCTGTGACACAATttcgaatggaaaaataaatagtaaggaaaatgttttattttacagaTATCACGTTTTGAAGTATGGTGATGTGGAGGGGGATCCTGTTCGAGGGGATGAAAGTTCCCGCTGCACGGGGGATAATAATGGGAGTGCTCACTTTTGCGTagtagaaaataaatttaatgaagaaGCCTTATCAGAAGATAAGAATATTCAGTTGGTAATTAGCAAGGACTTTTACGTGGAcgaaaacaaatttgattCATTTCGAAAATCCTTATTGAAGGAAATTCACACAGGACAGAAGGACGATAAGGACGTTAGGCTTGGTAGCGATTTGTTCGAACATTCAGTTCGACTGTGCAAGGAGTTTTATGCgaatgtgaagaagaatgaAGATGTGCAGACATCTACCGAGGAAGGGATCCCCATAAAGGACAACGCAACAGATAACATGGAAAATGACCCCCTATTGTTATTGAACGAATATGTAAAGTATGAAATTTTAAGGAAGGTCATAAAAACGGATACGCTGTTGTACATTATAGGATTGCCTGCCTTGACGAACACGAATGAGAAGTCCTTATTGGTTTTTTCGGCCTACCTCCTGAAG GTTAACTACGAATTCTTCAACATCAACGAACTGTTAAAATTATTCGAAggaggttttttttccatgctAACTGTGTGCAGAAGTTTGCAAATGAAGGAAAGCGACATTCGGCAGATTTATAACAGTAAGGAGGACACAAAAAGAAGATTCATACGAAACATTatctacaaaaataaaaattatgaaagtATAAGTaatcaaaaaatgaataattttgaaattttcatcttaaaaattattgacaTAATTCCCAAACTGTTTGAAATACAGCCGAGCGAATTTAACTACAACATGGAAATGAATGATGACAAACGATTGCACAGAATTCTGCTCTGTGATTTGAACCTAAATCAGATTAATGACCAT ATGCCACAAATACAGTGGATGATTAATCACATACAAATATTACtcgaagaaatagaaaaaggaaattcaaaaattaaGATGTTTAGCGGGGAAgatatctttttttacatgtccACATTGGTGAACAAGTATATAGAAAGCAACGACAcctttttccaaaattatttagaaTTTATAGAGCTCTttatggagaaaaatgatcAACTAGTAAGTGCAGAAAACACAGAAAAGGTAAGAAGAAGTATACAACttttgagagaaaaaaatgtgaacttGTTTGAAAATTCGAAATGGAGTGATGCCCAGTTTTACGACATTAAGGAGTTCTACGTGGAGAAGTGCACGAAGGCGAGTGGAGACTTGAACAAGAATTGTAAAAGGTTGGATGAGGAAAATACACCTATGAATTATCACCGTGTTGATGGTGTAACCTttgaagaaaagcaaaatatagAGCATGAAATGGGGAGAAACGGCAACATTGATTGTGACCCCAAGTTGACGGACAACACGGTTTATGAAAACAATTTGACGTATGATTACTGCATCCTGGATGTCGGGGGAGGGAAAGGAGACCTGGGCATTCACATTTCGCTAGCTTTTAAAAACATCCTAGTAATCATATTAGACATAAACGTAAATTCACTCTTCAGTtgtttcattaaaatttttgcaaacaaaattaagaacGTGTTAATTATGCACGAATCGATATTAAATTTtgactttaaaaaatataaaataaatttgataGTCGGTTTACATTGCTGTGGAGGGTTAACtgattatattttgaaaacttGCATGGAAGAAAGAATTCCCTTCCTCACTTGTTCCTGCTGTTACACGAAATATAGAGAGTTGAggaaacacatttttgattTTAACAATGATATTATACTTAATCAAATTAAAAGTTATATTTACAATAGGGAGTATTACGCCCAGGTGGGCTACAGCATTGGCCAGTATGAAGAGGATACGGgtgaaatattaaaaagggagcacACCGATGCGACGAATGCTGTGGAGAATGCTGCAGAGGGTTCTACTGAGGACCCTGTTCATCTGAATATCCAGGGTTCTCCGAGAGATGGAAAAACGCACACGGTTGGCGATGGAGATGGAGACGTGGGAGACATGGACGATGTTGTCGATGTTGGCGAATTGGGTGAGTACGACGATTTCTCCATATACAAGAAAAAGTACGACAagtatgggaaaaaaatcatgAGGAGAACCATCCCGAACATATATTCGTTCGTAAATTTGCTGTCCAAATTGTGCGAGAGCGAAAACGCCAGAATTTCATTTAAGTGCATGCACTTTTATAATAACCTGAGatttcaaattttgcaaaagttgTTTAGTGCCACGGGAAGTGGGGGCGAGCGGGAGGAGTTAAATCTGTCACTGCACTCATTCCCCATGTCCTTTTCGCCGAAGAACATCGTCCTGAAGGGCGTCTTTTCGAAGAAAGGGGTGAAGCGGtaa
- a CDS encoding XAP-5 DNA binding protein (putative), producing MNFRKPDNTADLIDSLINSENGKVQKYILERKRKEKEFLEKKENIKKKTLMAPKLNQMFVKNKNEDDKLISETVGLRTVHEYKQIKSGIYGKEKDSHLSGKAKEDKDSKKKNLKLSFCTDDEENEEEGDDGEGDGDGDSNRGGDRDSGDNERKNHSDEGISQEENDGSENPSRQNNPSSEGKRNKRDSGKNGSDKNGADKNPKNNDTRAKYDKNKPFKKIMKDPTVNTSFLKDKERDEQIELRKKELRELYFKLENEQKEKTIEITYSYYDGSGHRRKISVKQKTTIGQFINKCVDNLKNEFIHLRSASCETLMFVKEDIILPNYLTFYELIKNKAQGKTGPLFAFDAVENLHGVTDIRREKTDTHAGKLVEKKWYEKNKHIFPASKWEIYKPMKTYSTSYTDLFGHFA from the exons ATGAACTTCAGAAAACCTGATAACACGGCGGACCTAATTGACAGCCTAATAAATagcgaaaatggaaaagttcAAAAGTATATtttggaaaggaaaaggaaggaaaaggaatttctggagaagaaggaaaacattaagaagaaaacgtTGATGGCTCCAAAACTTAATCAAAtgtttgttaaaaataaaaatgaagatgacAAGTTAATCAGCGAAACGGTCGGTCTGAGAACCGTTCACGAGTATAAACAAATCAAGAGTGGAATTTATGGCAAGGAAAAGGACAGCCATCTTAGCGGAAAGGCCAAGGAGGACAAAGAtagcaaaaagaagaacctCAAATTGTCTTTTTGCACCGACGATGAAGAGAATGAAGAGGAGGGAGACGACGGTGAAGGGGATGGAGATGGTGACAGTAACCGTGGTGGCGATCGAGACAGTGGTGATAACGAGCGGAAGAACCACTCTGATGAGGGCATTTCGCAAGAAGAAAACGATGGCTCAGAAAACCCCTCGCGTCAAAATAACCCGTCTAGTgagggaaaaaggaacaaacgtGATTCGGGTAAAAACGGTTCAGACAAAAATGGCGCAGACAAAAACCCGAAAAATAACGACACGCGCGCCAAGTACGACAAAAATAAGCCATTCAAGAAAATCATGAAGGACCCAACTGTTAacacttcctttttaaaagacaAGGAACGAGATGAACAAATAGaattgcgaaaaaaagagttaagagaattatatttcaaactagaaaatgaacaaaaagaaaaaacgattGAAATAACCTACTCATACTACGACGGTAGTGGCCATCGGAGAAAAATATCAGTAAAGCAAAAAACGACGATAGGACAAttcataaataaatgtgttgacaatttaaaaaacgaatttaTTCACCTAAGATCGGCATCTTGTGAAACCCTAATGTTTGTGAAAGAAGATATTATTCTTCCGAATTATTTGACCTTTTATgagttaattaaaaataaagcccAGGGAAAAACGGGGCCATTGTTTGCTTTTGACGCGGTGGAAAATTTACATGGGGTTACAGACataagaagggaaaaaactgat ACGCACGCAGGAAAgttagtggaaaaaaagtggtacgaaaaaaacaagcacaTTTTTCCAGCGTCAAAGTGGGAAATTTACAAACCCATGAAAACGTACTCGACAAGCTACACAGATTTGTTCGGTCATTTTGCATAG
- a CDS encoding hypothetical protein (putative), with amino-acid sequence MKGNFARLVFLTYWSLPRPLSTSIFCNYGEYFKNGKCYPCEEDTYSSYRNSESCFSCPPGSFNNKKSSKYIYDCSCDGDFYLNYVGNRCDMCSDLGNRFYCKKDLTELYVDNLDAFFKHKDEITVNYFDRCVVKENKMNVYPFMNNLYLFCKSPNVCLDTCGRCSENNEGFMCNNCVQNYDKNIFLKYATCRKCFHVILVVLYMAVYFILSFSFFLVLFKCINVSLYFYQVDVYKKGTIYFLHYFREFIFYLSLILLLSFSNDLTETEMENYTFYGREPKEEPPHLHSGDAKLHYLLNIYLHNAFFDIIKIVHLNFLHFVKLGCLHVGSNRSKIYSIQIVVLLGGILIFICFTLVCNLIFLYLRNGGLNVVADRTGEGEADWMSRDQTKGCKKNVARKFVNTYLYPLLLHNFVFQNYVHIIFFYDHDVVEFFKRSIRICYYQYMHIFLYVANAMVMFIFLSSYMCIGLFNYKRSYYDTATVCYDDLHLRASKFMNVPVVLFACFVYYVILFVSIYSKPAEMKRNYPYTYVYGLHTFLCKQEKYYYYIAKNLFINILFLCAIHMDDHLSCLICFSFALLFFISFSMFVNPYIETGKYDIKWESFFFMFLFFFNIQLEQIRLVTYHIWLRIILSFVTLFIYTFILLYFLYFMLKDVYLYFSLYVMYVNIKDGGVAENANAGPSIHPLMGQFYFFYYLKNNMGEDLYHAEGDQSRVQTGDAHSMALDNYHVEKCHEVVPPKDMDYISHQCVLISPFIAETIVQLLFITKNINHIIRLRRNDSNVKIYNCLFENGYVEIQKTPIDRFVVVAEHIYKNLFHRNYISFRTEMTRLFTDLVRDLRCFKDVYIRECVAKRIREKYKIGEINRQKIVYDENYEQKHINTFLYRLRGSDQNVDARHQTFSQLFPGKEQHAHVK; translated from the exons ATGAAAGGAAATTTTGCACGTTTGGTTTTCCTGACCTACTGGTCACTTCCGCGTCCGTTGAgtacttccattttttgcaactaTGGGGAATATTTTAAGAATGGCAAATGCTACCCGTGTGAAGAGGACACCTACTCAAGTTACAGAAATTCTGAAAGCTGTTTTAGTTGTCCTCCTGGTAGCTTCAACAATAAGAAgtcttcaaaatatatttatgactGTTCATGTGATGGAgacttttatttaaattacgTTGGGAATAGGTGTGACATGTGCTCCGACTTAGGCAACCGTTTTTATTGCAAAAAGGATTTAACGGAACTGTACGTAGACAATTTGGACgccttttttaaacataagGATGAAATTACTGTTAACTATTTCGATAGGTGTGTTgtgaaagaaaacaaaatgaatgtgTATCCCTTTATGAATAATTTGTAtctattttgcaaaagtccGAATGTCTGCTTGGATACCTGTGGGAGGTGTTCAGAAAATAATGAAGGATTTATGTGTAATAATTGTGTGCAAAATTatgacaaaaatatttttttaaaatatgccaCCTGTAGGAAGTGCTTCCACGTTATACTTGTCGTCCTCTACATGGcagtttattttatcctgtcattttccttttttttagttctaTTTAAATGCATAAATGTAAGTCTTTACTTTTATCAAGTTGAtgtgtacaaaaaggggactaTATACTTCCTGCACTACTTTCGCGAATTCATATTTTACTTATCCCTCATTTTGTTGCTAAGTTTTTCAAACGATTTGACAGAAACAGAGATGGAGAATTATACCTTCTATGGGAGGGAGCCAAAAGAGGAACCCCCGCATCTACACAGCGGAGATGCAAAGCTTCACTATCTTCTGAACATTTATTTGCACAACGCCTTCTTtgatataattaaaattgttcacttgaattttcttcattttgttaaattggGCTGTCTCCACGTGGGATCAAATCGCTCGAAGATATACTCCATACAAATTGTCGTCCTACTTGGGGGtatccttatttttatttgcttcacATTAGTGTGcaatttgatttttttgtatttgcGAAATGGGGGACTCAACGTGGTGGCGGACCGCACGGGGGAGGGAGAAGCTGATTGGATGAGTAGAGACCAAACGAAGGGGTGTAAAAAGAATGTAGCCAGAAAGTTCGTGAATACCTATTTGTACCCCCTACTTTTGcacaatttcgtttttcaaaattatgttcacattatatttttttacgatCACGATGTTGTAGAATTTTTCAAGAGATCCATTCGAATATGTTATTATCaatacatgcacatttttttatacgtgGCTAACGCGATGgttatgttcatttttctctcctcctaCATGTGCATTGGTCTGTTTAACTATAAGAGGTCGTATTACGACACCGCTACGGTATGCTACGACGACTTGCATTTGAGGGCATCTAAATTTATGAATGTACCAGTCGTTCTCTTTGCCTGTTTTGTATACTACGTGATCCTTTTTGTGTCTATTTATTCCAAACCTGCAGAAATGAAGCGAAATTATccgtacacatatgtgtacggATTGCAcacctttttatgtaaacaAGAAAAGTATTACTACTATATTgctaaaaatttattcattaacattttgtttttgtgtgCGATCCACATGGATGATCATTTGAGTTGTCtcatttgcttctccttcgcgctacttttcttcatttctttttctatgtTCGTCAATCCGTACATTGAAACAGGAAAGTATGACATCAAATGGGagagctttttttttatgtttttatttttttttaacatacaACTGGAGCAGATACGATTAGTGACATACCACATATGGCTGAGAATAATCCTATCCTTTGTTActctttttatatacacatttatattgctttattttttatatttcatgtTGAAGGATGtgtacttatatttttccctttacgTTATGTACGTGAATATAAAGGATGGAGGGGTAGcggaaaatgcaaatgcaGGGCCTTCAATCCATCCATTGATGGGTCAGTTCTATTTCTTTTACTATTTGAAAAACAACATGGGGGAGGATCTTTACCATGCAGAGGGAGATCAGAGTAGAGTGCAAACAGGGGACGCTCACTCTATGGCCTTGGACAACTACCATGTTGAG AAGTGCCACGAAGTTGTACCTCCCAAAGACATGGACTACATTTCTCACCAGTGTGTGTTGATATCCCCATTCATTGCCGAAACGATCGTTcaattattattcataacGAAAAACATAAATCACATAATTCGCTTAAGGAGGAACGACTCGAATGTCAAAATATACAACTGCCTGTTTGAGAATG GCTACGTAGAAATTCAGAAAACACCCATTGACAGGTTTGTGGTCGTGGCGGAGCATATTTACAAGAACCTGTTCCACCGAAATTATATTTCCTTTAGGACAGAAATGACGCGTCTGTTCACTGATTTGGTGCGAGACCTCAGATGCTTTaaagac GTGTATATTCGAGAGTGCGTTGCCAAGCGAATcagagaaaaatacaaaataggCGAAATTAACagacaaaaaattgtgtacgatgaaaattatgaacaaaaacaTATTAACACATTTCTGTACAGACTCCGCGGGTCTGACCAAAATGTGGACGCAAGACATCAAACGTTTTCGCAGCTATTCCCGGGTAAGGAACAACACGCacatgtaaaataa